A stretch of the Cydia amplana chromosome 6, ilCydAmpl1.1, whole genome shotgun sequence genome encodes the following:
- the LOC134649128 gene encoding troponin C, isoallergen Bla g 6.0101-like → SVLKKAFEAFDHEKKGCIGTVMVGTIFGMLGLGVTDETLKEIIEEVDEDGSGELEFEEFVTLASRFMVEEDAEAMQQELKEAFRLYDKEGNGYITTGVLREILRELDDKISAEELDMMIEEIDSDGSGTVDFDEFMEVMTGGDD, encoded by the exons tcaGTCCTTAAGAAGGCGTTTGAGGCATTCGACCACGAGAAAAAGGGTTGCATCGGCACCGTGATGGTGGGCACCATCTTTGGCATGCTGGGTCTTGGCGTCACCGACGAGACCTTAAAGGAGATCATTGAAGAAGTGGACGAAGATG GATCCGGCGAGTTGGAGTTTGAAGAGTTTGTAACCTTAGCGTCGAGGTTTATGGTTGAAGAGGATGCAGAAGCTATGCAACAAGAACTTAAGGAAGCATTCCGGTTGTACGACAAAGAAG GTAACGGCTATATCACGACAGGGGTGTTACGGGAGATCCTCAGAGAGCTGGACGACAAGATCAGCGCAGAGGAATTGGACATGATGATTGAGGAAATTGACTCTGACGGCTCTGGCACAGTTGACTTTGATG AATTCATGGAAGTTATGACGGGAGGCGACGACTGA